The sequence TATGGTGGTACAGACTATGACGTTATATGGGATATCACTAAGGCGTCTGATTCCACAATTCACTGTGTTGGACAAGCAAAATCATTTGATGGAGATATAACAGACCATAAAGGAACTCCGGATGATTATTATTTAGATGATTGCATGTATCTAAGGCTTGATTCTTCTGGGAATTTACTTACAGAAAAGTGCTTTGGAGGGTCAGGCAGTGATGTTGGGTTCTCATTAAATGCAACAATGGATGGGACTGTTATATTAGGAGCTAATTCATCAAGTAATGATGGAGATGTATCAGGACATCACGGGGGTGAATATACTAGTGATTTTTGGATAGTGAAGCTGGACTCTTTTGCTAATATCGAATGGTCTGTATCGCTTGGTGGTGATACCGCAGATGCCAGTTATTCCATCATTCAAGCACCTGATTCTGGGTATGTTACTGTTGGAATTTGTGTATCAGAAAATGGTGATGTAGTTGACCACTATCCAGGCACATTACACTGGGATTCCTGGGTGGTTAAACTCAATAAAACCTGTCCTGGAATTTTATATTATGCTGATAAGGATGGTGATGGTTACGGTGATCCAACTGATATACAAATGTTTTGCTCAGATATGGTTGGATATGTATTAAATAATTTAGACTGTAATGATAATGATGCAGAAATTAATCCTACAATAGCTGAAATATGTAACACGTTAGACGATAATTGTAATGGTATTGTTGATGAAGGCCTAGCATTGTTTACCCTTTTTCGAGATTTAGATGGTGATACTTTTGGGAATGATACTGATTTTATAACATCGTGTCTTGAATATATTTCAGGTTTTGTTTTAGACTCAACCGATTGTAATGATACTAACGAATTTATTTTTCCGGGTGCTGAAGAACTTTGCAACTACCTCGATGATGATTGTGATGGTATTACCGATGATAATGTCACCTTCATACAAAGTTTTATTGATGCTGATAATGACAATTTCGGAAACCCTGATTTTGATTCCATCGCCTGCGAAATTCCATCCGGTTACGTTTTATCCAACACCGACTGCGACGACACCAATCCCGACATCTACCCCGGCGCACCCGAACTCCTCAACGGCCTCGATGATGATTGCGACCAAATTGCTGATGAAGGTTTAGCAATAACAGTTATTGTAAAAAATACAATAAGTATTTTCCCGAATCCGGTAAATAATATATTATTTATTCAATCGGATGCAACACAACAAATAACAATTGTAAATCAATTAGGAGAAGAAATATTACAGACAAATTTATTTATTGGATTAAATACGATTTCGGTAGCCGATTTTGCGAGTGGTGTGTATTGGGTGAAAGTGGAGGATGGGGAGATGGTGGTTTGGGTTAAGGAGTGAGTTGGGAAAATACCCCAATTGTGAATACCAAGCCCTGTGTGAACGGCGTCTCGCCTGTCATTAGTTTTTATTAAATTTTATCACAAGTATTTACTACCTTAGTAGTCCCGACGAAAAATACATGAAATCACTAATTTTTATCTACATGTTTATTTTTATAGTGCAAGCAAGATTTGCTCAAGCACCGGATATTATTTGGCAAAAATCTTTTGGTGGAAGTGATTACGACCAACCTGCTAAAATTATAACTGCTCCAGATTCTAGTTTTTTATTATTTGGTGACACGCGATCGGTGGATTTTGATATTGAGAATAATCATGGTTCACGAGATATTTGGTTATTAAACATTGATGTCAGTGGAAATTTACTTTGGGAAAATACTTATGGCGGTTCGAGCATTGATTATGGTAGATCGTTAACGATTGGTAATGATAATCAAGTATTAATGACAGGTTATACAAATTCGATAGACGGAGATGTCTCTGAATTTTATGGTATTTATGATTATTGGACTGTCGCCTCTGATTTATTGGGTACAATTGTGTGGGGAAAAAATTTTGGTGGTAGTGAATACGATGGATCCAGAGGGATAAGTGAACTTTTAGATGGATATTTGATAATAGGTGACTCTAAATCATCCGATGGTGATGTATTAGGGTTACATGGAATTACTAATTCAGATTTTTGGGTGATCAAAATATCTAATGAAGGCGACCTTATTTGGCAAAAATGCTATGGTTCCAATAACACAGAGCAACCAAACTCAATAGTTAAAACATTAGAAAATGAGTATATAATTGCTGGGACCACCTTAGGAGAAGGGGGCGACGTGACAGGTAATCATGGATCTACTGATATCTGGGTAATAAAAATTGATTCAGTAGGGAATTTAATTTGGCAAAAATGTTATGGTGGATCTGACGTTGATGGTATAAGTAAGATTTTAAATACACCTGATGGCGGATTTATACTCAGTGGTGAAACATATTCAAATAATGGTGATGTTTCAGGTTTTCATGGTGGAATAAATGATGGATGGATAATAAAAATTGACAGCATTGGAAATATAGAATGGCAAAAGTGT comes from Bacteroidota bacterium and encodes:
- a CDS encoding T9SS type A sorting domain-containing protein translates to MFKIRSIKILMALKINARFICILFFGFSCLYNQANAQATSIEWSNALGGPGYEDATDVIQSNDGGYLVVANSREVGGDVTGFYGGAVDIWLTKLDSSGNLVWQKNYGGSNFEQSCSGIATIDGGYIITGYSSSMDFDVSFNHGLFDAWLFKIDSIGNLQWEKSYGGSKTEIAWAICPTQDGNFVFAGYSYSNDGDLTSHYGTTATSDFWIVKIDNTGNIIWQKSYGSTEDDYAYGVVELFNGDITVGGVTQWGDGDVIGFHGGIGVEDGWVIDLDSNGALKWSKAYGGTDYDVIWDITKASDSTIHCVGQAKSFDGDITDHKGTPDDYYLDDCMYLRLDSSGNLLTEKCFGGSGSDVGFSLNATMDGTVILGANSSSNDGDVSGHHGGEYTSDFWIVKLDSFANIEWSVSLGGDTADASYSIIQAPDSGYVTVGICVSENGDVVDHYPGTLHWDSWVVKLNKTCPGILYYADKDGDGYGDPTDIQMFCSDMVGYVLNNLDCNDNDAEINPTIAEICNTLDDNCNGIVDEGLALFTLFRDLDGDTFGNDTDFITSCLEYISGFVLDSTDCNDTNEFIFPGAEELCNYLDDDCDGITDDNVTFIQSFIDADNDNFGNPDFDSIACEIPSGYVLSNTDCDDTNPDIYPGAPELLNGLDDDCDQIADEGLAITVIVKNTISIFPNPVNNILFIQSDATQQITIVNQLGEEILQTNLFIGLNTISVADFASGVYWVKVEDGEMVVWVKE